Proteins encoded by one window of Elaeis guineensis isolate ETL-2024a chromosome 12, EG11, whole genome shotgun sequence:
- the LOC105054655 gene encoding peptide methionine sulfoxide reductase A5, whose product MEVPSGSLFLLCFLLLFATLPDPAAAVRIPDSGRRQPSQPLRVAVFALGSFWRSEAVFGCLPGVVRTSVGYAGGSKTNPEYRNLGDHAECVQVEYDPKLIQFKQLLDVFWASHDPRQVFGQGPDVGNQYRSIIFTNGTLEARLAAASKEREQTKSRSSIVTTQIQQLGTFYPAESEHQKFELKHNPFLLQLTGDMPEEELLTSSLAAKLNGYAAELCHSGIQKKIVAKINEIRKNGWPILREV is encoded by the exons ATGGAGGTCCCCAGTGGGAGCCTCTTCCTGCTATGCTTTCTTCTCCTATTCGCCACCTTGCCCGATCCGGCGGCGGCCGTCCGGATCCCGGACTCCGGCCGCCGGCAACCGAGCCAGCCCCTAAGGGTCGCCGTCTTCGCCCTTGGGAGCTTCTGGCGCTCCGAGGCCGTCTTCGGATGCCTCCCTGGCGTTGTCCGGACCTCGGTCGGTTATGCTGGCGGGTCCAAGACCAACCCGGAGTACCGAAACCTTGGAGACCACGCCGAGTGCGTACAG GTTGAATATGATCCCAAACTGATTCAATTCAAGCAGCTTTTGGATGTCTTTTGGGCTAGTCATGATCCTAGGCAGGTTTTCGGCCAAGGACCAGATGTAGGTAACCAGTATAG ATCAATTATCTTCACAAATGGAACCCTAGAGGCTAGGTTAGCTGCTGCAAGCAAAGAAAGGGAACAGACCAAGAGTAGGAGCAGTATTGTGACTACACAAATCCAACAACTAGGAACATTCtatcctgctgaatctgaacaccAG AAATTTGAGTTGAAGCATAATCCTTTTCTCCTGCAATTGACTGGAGATATGCCGGAAGAGGAACTTTTGACATCAAGCCTAGCTGCAAAGCTGAATGGCTATGCTGCTGAGCTTTGCCATTCAGGAATCCAAAAGAAGATCGTTGCGAAGATTAATGAGATACGAAAAAATGGTTGGCCCATCTTAAGGGAGGTTTAG